In Cloacibacillus sp., one DNA window encodes the following:
- the thiE gene encoding thiamine phosphate synthase, with protein sequence MAVDRKRLAEQLRLYLICGEGDTPDDVLGKTAAALEGGVTAVQLRVKSWTGRECYNTALALKDLCHARGAALLVNDRLDIALAAGADGVHLGQKDLPVGAARRIAGPDFIIGGTARTPELAREAQRLGADYIGCGTAFGTATKDDAVVIGPEGIKEALAAVDIPSVAIGGIGLANVSRLAGCGCSGISLSGAVMRAADPREAAKALMREIDKSLGC encoded by the coding sequence TTGGCGGTAGACAGGAAAAGACTCGCGGAACAGCTCCGCCTCTATCTGATCTGCGGCGAGGGCGATACGCCGGACGATGTGCTCGGGAAGACGGCCGCCGCTCTCGAAGGCGGCGTCACAGCGGTCCAGCTGCGCGTAAAGAGCTGGACGGGGCGCGAATGTTACAATACGGCGCTGGCGCTGAAAGATCTCTGTCACGCGCGCGGCGCGGCGCTGCTGGTCAACGACCGGCTGGATATCGCCCTCGCGGCGGGAGCCGACGGCGTCCACCTCGGGCAAAAAGATCTGCCGGTCGGCGCGGCGCGGCGGATCGCGGGGCCGGACTTTATCATCGGCGGCACGGCGCGCACGCCGGAGCTCGCGCGCGAGGCCCAGCGGCTGGGCGCGGACTACATCGGCTGCGGCACGGCCTTCGGCACCGCAACCAAGGACGACGCCGTCGTCATCGGCCCGGAGGGCATCAAAGAGGCGCTTGCGGCGGTTGATATCCCTTCGGTGGCCATCGGCGGCATCGGGCTCGCGAACGTCTCCCGTCTCGCCGGCTGCGGATGCAGCGGGATATCGCTCTCCGGCGCGGTGATGAGGGCCGCCGACCCCAGAGAGGCCGCGAAGGCGCTGATGAGGGAGATAGACAAGAGCCTCGGCTGCTGA
- the thiT gene encoding energy-coupled thiamine transporter ThiT: MKIPLRILVEGALSIALAVVLSYFKLFSMPQGGSVSLTLLPLLIFAFRNGWRYGIFVGVVTGLLRLMLGGYVVHPLQALLDYPVASGLIGIAGFFPREKWLGVLCACFANFAAAVLSGVVFFASYAPEGTNIWLYSILYNGSSVLPETAILMVLVYIIMPRLEKFR; encoded by the coding sequence ATGAAAATACCGCTTAGGATACTCGTCGAGGGGGCCCTCTCCATCGCTCTTGCCGTGGTGCTCTCTTATTTCAAACTTTTCTCGATGCCGCAGGGCGGCTCCGTGAGCCTCACGCTGCTGCCGCTGCTGATTTTCGCGTTCAGGAACGGCTGGCGCTACGGAATATTCGTCGGCGTGGTCACGGGGCTTCTGCGTCTTATGCTCGGCGGCTACGTGGTGCATCCGCTCCAGGCGCTGCTTGACTATCCCGTTGCCAGCGGGCTGATCGGGATCGCGGGATTCTTCCCGCGGGAAAAATGGCTCGGCGTGCTTTGCGCCTGTTTCGCGAACTTTGCCGCGGCGGTGCTTTCGGGCGTCGTATTTTTCGCCTCTTACGCGCCGGAGGGGACCAATATCTGGCTCTATTCGATACTCTACAACGGGAGCAGCGTACTTCCCGAGACTGCCATTCTGATGGTGCTCGTATATATAATAATGCCGAGGCTGGAAAAATTCAGGTAA
- a CDS encoding thiamine diphosphokinase: METTRLPQVTIEQDNGTGVDSALMVLGGREPSPLWLSELAFRGEVWAVDRGIEACRRAGIIPRRLIGDCDSASAESWRWAEDNGVPIERYQSEKDLTDFQLALDIFREKNKDRVKKIFLTGAWGGRFDHLWSLVLSFLNFSSPHVPFCIADEREGLVLIEGPAEAAFTFTRRPKALSLLSFSDSCTGVSIAGVRWPLNEVVLRLGFPYAISNRLDGGRRARAGCESGLLGFYWVWDEA, translated from the coding sequence ATGGAGACGACAAGACTGCCGCAGGTGACGATAGAGCAGGATAATGGGACGGGAGTGGATTCCGCTCTGATGGTGCTTGGCGGCAGGGAGCCTTCGCCCCTTTGGCTCTCGGAGCTTGCTTTCCGCGGCGAGGTGTGGGCGGTCGACCGGGGGATAGAGGCCTGCCGCCGCGCGGGGATCATCCCTCGGCGTCTTATCGGCGACTGCGACAGCGCCTCCGCCGAAAGCTGGCGCTGGGCGGAGGATAACGGTGTTCCCATAGAGAGGTATCAGAGCGAAAAAGACCTGACCGATTTTCAGCTGGCGCTCGATATCTTCCGCGAAAAAAATAAAGATCGGGTAAAAAAAATATTTTTAACGGGCGCCTGGGGCGGCAGATTTGACCATTTATGGAGCCTAGTCCTCTCTTTTTTGAACTTTTCCTCTCCGCACGTTCCTTTTTGCATCGCCGACGAGAGGGAGGGGCTGGTCCTCATTGAGGGACCCGCGGAGGCGGCCTTCACCTTTACGCGGAGACCGAAGGCGCTCTCACTCTTATCTTTTTCCGATAGCTGTACCGGCGTATCGATCGCCGGCGTCCGCTGGCCCCTTAACGAGGTCGTGCTCCGCCTTGGCTTTCCCTACGCGATAAGCAACCGTCTTGACGGCGGGCGGCGCGCGCGCGCCGGCTGCGAAAGCGGCCTGCTCGGTTTTTACTGGGTATGGGACGAAGCGTAA
- a CDS encoding hydroxyethylthiazole kinase: MARPLVYQITNGVSAQLQADCVALLGGASIMSRQIAEAGEIAATCDALLINIGTPPDDALALYRAAASAAAKNNVPIVIDLVGYGFSKYRTDIADALLAEFRFSVIKGNEAEIGALGGSGAAPRGVSCDTAVNGAARLVEACAKKYGCTVYSTGETDNISDGRNSFVIDGGSPLLRGTSGIGCALGSATALYCAGERPLEAARRALRLFRRAAAEAAADTEGPYSFRIKFMDMLAEYGSILRNEVK; this comes from the coding sequence ATGGCTAGGCCTCTCGTCTACCAGATAACGAACGGCGTCTCCGCGCAGCTCCAGGCCGACTGCGTCGCGCTGCTCGGCGGCGCTTCGATAATGTCGCGCCAGATCGCGGAGGCGGGAGAGATCGCCGCCACCTGCGACGCGCTGCTGATCAACATCGGCACGCCGCCTGACGACGCCCTTGCGCTCTACCGCGCGGCGGCCTCCGCGGCGGCGAAAAACAACGTGCCGATAGTGATAGACCTCGTCGGCTACGGATTTTCAAAATACCGCACGGATATCGCCGACGCGCTGCTCGCCGAATTCCGCTTCTCCGTGATAAAGGGCAACGAGGCGGAGATCGGCGCTCTCGGCGGCAGCGGCGCGGCTCCGCGCGGCGTCTCCTGCGACACGGCGGTAAACGGCGCGGCGCGGCTCGTCGAAGCGTGCGCGAAAAAATACGGCTGCACCGTCTACAGCACCGGAGAGACGGACAACATCTCCGACGGAAGGAACAGCTTCGTCATTGACGGAGGCTCGCCGCTGCTGCGCGGCACCAGCGGGATCGGCTGCGCGCTCGGCAGCGCGACGGCGCTCTACTGCGCGGGGGAAAGGCCGCTGGAGGCGGCGCGGCGCGCACTGAGGCTCTTCCGCCGCGCGGCGGCGGAGGCCGCAGCGGATACGGAGGGCCCCTATTCTTTCAGAATAAAATTCATGGACATGCTTGCTGAATACGGCTCCATATTACGGAATGAGGTGAAATAA
- the thiW gene encoding energy coupling factor transporter S component ThiW, which produces MQNEERKKLFKRAVLAGAFAAAGVVLSVVSIPMGPTKCFPFQHTINVLAGIILGPWWAVGAAFTTSVIRNLMGTGSLFAFPGSMFGALFVGLAAKALPERYKVCAACAEPVGTGIVGAWVGAKVLGPILGKGIGFLFFSGSFLMSSVPGAVIGALLVYCLQKRMVLTRTFGAMI; this is translated from the coding sequence ATGCAGAACGAAGAAAGAAAAAAGCTATTTAAAAGGGCGGTTCTCGCCGGAGCCTTCGCGGCGGCCGGCGTGGTGCTCTCCGTCGTCTCGATCCCCATGGGGCCGACCAAGTGCTTCCCCTTTCAGCACACGATAAACGTGCTCGCGGGGATAATCCTCGGCCCCTGGTGGGCGGTAGGCGCGGCCTTTACGACGAGCGTCATCAGAAACCTGATGGGCACGGGCAGCCTCTTCGCCTTCCCGGGAAGCATGTTCGGCGCGCTGTTTGTCGGCCTCGCGGCTAAGGCCCTGCCCGAAAGATACAAGGTCTGCGCCGCCTGCGCCGAGCCGGTCGGTACGGGCATCGTCGGAGCCTGGGTAGGAGCGAAGGTTCTCGGCCCCATCCTCGGCAAGGGCATCGGCTTCCTCTTCTTCTCCGGCTCCTTCCTCATGAGCTCCGTCCCCGGCGCGGTGATCGGCGCTCTGCTCGTCTACTGCCTGCAAAAGAGGATGGTGCTGACGCGCACCTTCGGGGCGATGATTTAA
- a CDS encoding dephospho-CoA kinase, whose translation MPTIGLTGDVGAGKSMLCKEWAAMGARVIDSDSVARSLWDDPQIQREAEKRWGAGFFNAPHRELWAKIAAKIFTDEEEYRFASKLLHKRTMDEIKEMADAAGGWVVVEIPLLYEAGYDGWLDYVVYAAAPFEKRVERNAKRCWNAEEVSRRENRLLPSEEKMARADFVLVNDGTEERWREKARELGAKLASL comes from the coding sequence ATGCCGACAATAGGGCTAACGGGCGACGTTGGCGCTGGTAAGAGCATGCTCTGTAAAGAGTGGGCCGCGATGGGGGCGCGCGTTATAGATTCGGATAGCGTCGCGCGCTCCCTATGGGACGACCCGCAGATACAGAGGGAGGCGGAAAAGCGTTGGGGCGCCGGTTTTTTCAACGCGCCGCACAGGGAGTTGTGGGCGAAGATCGCCGCGAAGATATTCACCGACGAAGAGGAGTACCGCTTCGCCTCAAAGCTGCTGCACAAGAGGACGATGGATGAGATAAAGGAGATGGCGGACGCGGCCGGCGGCTGGGTGGTGGTGGAGATACCTCTGCTCTACGAGGCCGGGTACGACGGCTGGCTTGATTATGTGGTCTACGCCGCCGCCCCCTTCGAGAAGCGTGTCGAACGCAACGCGAAGCGCTGCTGGAACGCCGAAGAGGTCTCCCGTCGTGAGAACAGGCTTTTGCCGAGCGAAGAGAAGATGGCCAGGGCCGACTTTGTTCTGGTAAACGACGGCACGGAGGAGCGGTGGCGGGAGAAGGCGCGGGAGCTGGGCGCAAAGCTGGCCTCGCTGTGA
- the thiD gene encoding bifunctional hydroxymethylpyrimidine kinase/phosphomethylpyrimidine kinase, translated as MKYGIYRGIAMTVAGSDSGGGAGIQADLKTFAALKVFGTSAITALTVQNSLGVTGIHNAPPEIIKAQILAVGNDFPLGAVKTGMLGNRETIRAVAEGLSELGIKKIVVDPVMVAQSGDSLLAADAVEAVKEIIVPLASIVTPNLPEAEKLTGMRIESVEEMTAAAREIAKLGCGAVLVKGGHLAGEPEIITDVLLADGKISLLQDRRIETTANHGTGCTLSSAIAAELAAGLGLEEAVARARQYLRAGLHYGVTAGHGAGCLGHAVTMPWTEIVHG; from the coding sequence ATGAAATATGGGATATACCGCGGAATAGCGATGACCGTCGCGGGAAGCGATTCCGGCGGCGGCGCGGGGATTCAGGCCGATCTAAAGACTTTCGCGGCTCTGAAGGTCTTCGGGACCTCGGCGATAACGGCGCTCACCGTTCAAAATTCTCTCGGGGTGACCGGCATCCATAACGCGCCGCCGGAGATAATCAAGGCGCAGATACTCGCCGTGGGCAATGATTTCCCGCTCGGCGCGGTCAAGACGGGGATGCTCGGCAACCGCGAAACGATCAGGGCCGTCGCCGAAGGGCTGTCGGAGCTGGGAATAAAAAAGATCGTCGTCGATCCGGTGATGGTGGCCCAGAGCGGGGACTCCCTGCTCGCCGCCGACGCCGTCGAGGCGGTGAAGGAGATCATCGTGCCGTTGGCGTCGATCGTCACCCCTAACCTCCCGGAGGCCGAAAAGCTGACGGGGATGAGGATAGAGAGCGTCGAGGAGATGACGGCCGCGGCGCGCGAGATCGCAAAGCTCGGCTGCGGCGCGGTGCTCGTCAAGGGCGGCCATCTCGCGGGCGAGCCGGAGATCATCACGGACGTGCTGCTCGCGGACGGCAAAATCTCGCTGCTGCAGGACAGAAGGATTGAGACGACGGCAAACCACGGCACCGGCTGTACTCTGAGCTCGGCAATCGCCGCGGAGCTTGCCGCCGGTCTCGGACTTGAGGAGGCGGTGGCACGCGCGCGGCAGTACCTACGGGCGGGACTTCACTACGGGGTGACGGCGGGGCACGGCGCGGGCTGCCTCGGACACGCCGTCACCATGCCGTGGACCGAGATCGTTCATGGCTAG
- the pepT gene encoding peptidase T produces MKAYERLLEYVRIASASDEKGAGSPSAPGIWDMARLLEREMREMGLSEVCIDEHCYLYAAIPANIEAEAAVLGLIAHMDVSPASPCEDIRTRLVDYGGGDIVLCEDKNIVMRVSDFPFLEDYEGKRLIVTDGTTLLGTDDKAGIAEILTMAERLLADDSIRHGKIVIAFTPDEEIGRGTEHFDLKRFGADFAYTVDGGRFGEISYENFNASAAHVSFTGRSVHPGTAKNVLINAQLLAMEFFSMLPAAERPENTEGREGFFLLDESGGGVESAFQRYILRDHDGRRLRAREDMIREAARRINERYGEGRAEPVITQTYRNMAEVVEKYPFMIDIAKEAVRAAGGEPFIAPIRGGTDGANLSFMGLPCPNLGTASHNHHGRLEFACADDMELVVGMLVKIAEAYASIDKRQR; encoded by the coding sequence ATGAAAGCGTATGAACGTCTGCTTGAATATGTGCGCATCGCCAGCGCCTCCGACGAAAAGGGCGCGGGCAGCCCGAGCGCGCCGGGCATCTGGGATATGGCGCGTCTGCTTGAGAGGGAGATGCGGGAGATGGGGCTCTCCGAGGTTTGCATCGACGAGCACTGCTATCTTTATGCCGCCATTCCTGCGAATATAGAGGCGGAGGCCGCCGTCCTTGGCCTTATCGCCCATATGGACGTCTCGCCCGCCTCGCCCTGCGAAGATATCAGGACGCGCCTGGTGGACTACGGCGGCGGCGATATTGTTCTCTGCGAAGATAAAAATATCGTCATGAGGGTCTCCGATTTTCCCTTTCTGGAGGATTACGAGGGGAAGAGGCTCATCGTCACCGACGGCACGACTCTGCTCGGCACGGACGACAAGGCGGGGATCGCCGAGATCCTGACGATGGCGGAGCGGCTGCTGGCCGACGATTCGATCAGGCACGGCAAGATCGTGATAGCCTTCACTCCCGACGAGGAGATCGGGCGCGGTACGGAACATTTCGACCTGAAAAGGTTCGGCGCCGACTTTGCCTATACAGTGGACGGCGGCCGCTTCGGCGAGATATCCTACGAAAATTTCAACGCCTCGGCGGCTCATGTCTCTTTCACGGGACGCAGCGTCCATCCGGGGACGGCGAAGAATGTTTTGATAAACGCGCAGCTGCTGGCGATGGAGTTTTTCTCGATGCTGCCGGCGGCGGAACGTCCCGAAAATACCGAGGGGCGCGAGGGCTTTTTCCTTCTCGACGAGAGCGGCGGCGGCGTGGAGAGCGCCTTTCAGCGGTATATCCTTCGTGACCACGACGGGCGGAGGCTCAGGGCGCGCGAGGATATGATACGTGAGGCGGCGCGCCGCATCAATGAAAGGTACGGCGAGGGCCGCGCGGAGCCGGTGATAACGCAGACATACCGCAACATGGCCGAGGTGGTCGAAAAATATCCGTTTATGATCGATATCGCGAAGGAGGCCGTCAGGGCGGCGGGCGGCGAGCCATTCATCGCCCCGATACGCGGCGGCACGGACGGGGCGAACCTCTCTTTTATGGGGCTGCCCTGCCCTAATCTCGGGACGGCGAGCCACAACCATCACGGACGGCTGGAATTCGCCTGCGCCGATGATATGGAGCTGGTCGTCGGGATGCTGGTGAAGATCGCGGAGGCGTACGCGTCGATAGATAAAAGGCAGCGGTAA
- a CDS encoding YgjV family protein: MDWHYILAQAIGFGGAAMLIGAYQCKTSHRLFGMQICGHLLYIIHFFMLGALSGATTLFIALLRGVILFNAKKRWARSPLWLWLFIGLFAAGCFATWTDAFSLLPCAAMIVTTSAMWSTNGKKIRLANMFVSSPFWLVYDAHAGSWSGVLCELFAISSIMISIFRYGLKALDVDESAGNG, encoded by the coding sequence ATGGACTGGCATTATATACTGGCACAGGCGATAGGGTTTGGTGGTGCGGCGATGCTCATCGGCGCATATCAGTGCAAAACGTCGCACCGTCTTTTCGGGATGCAGATCTGCGGACATCTGCTCTATATCATCCACTTTTTTATGCTGGGCGCCCTCTCCGGCGCGACGACCCTCTTTATTGCGCTGCTGCGCGGCGTCATTTTATTTAACGCTAAAAAACGCTGGGCCCGCAGCCCGCTGTGGCTGTGGCTTTTTATCGGCCTCTTTGCCGCCGGCTGTTTTGCGACCTGGACGGACGCATTCAGCCTGCTGCCCTGCGCCGCGATGATCGTCACCACCTCGGCGATGTGGAGCACCAACGGTAAGAAGATCAGGCTGGCGAATATGTTTGTCAGTTCGCCCTTCTGGCTTGTCTACGACGCGCACGCTGGATCATGGTCCGGCGTGCTCTGCGAGCTTTTTGCGATATCCTCGATAATGATCTCCATATTCCGCTACGGGCTGAAGGCTCTCGACGTGGACGAGAGTGCCGGTAACGGCTAG